A DNA window from Streptomyces sp. CA-278952 contains the following coding sequences:
- a CDS encoding maleate cis-trans isomerase family protein, with the protein MTTVGLLYPGHAAEDDFPRTEILLDTDIRLPLFSTGTGEDAYRADALREQGAPARIAEGVEELRLAGAEALVWASSGGSFGQGWEGAHEQVATLARSAGLPASSTSIGFVHALRELGAGRVAVAAPYPEDVTGLFAEFLVSAGVEVVAAASGGAASSAEAGSWLPERVKGLAREADHPDAEVVLIPDTSLHTAAYVPELEELLGKPVLTANQVTVWEGLRLTDRRTWAPLLGTLFATREPVLRSLEPKGIEVRE; encoded by the coding sequence ATGACGACCGTAGGACTTCTCTACCCGGGCCACGCCGCCGAGGACGACTTCCCACGGACCGAGATCCTGCTCGACACCGACATCAGGCTGCCCCTGTTCTCCACCGGAACGGGGGAGGACGCCTACCGTGCCGACGCGCTGCGCGAGCAGGGCGCCCCCGCCCGGATCGCCGAGGGCGTCGAGGAACTGCGCCTCGCCGGGGCCGAGGCGCTGGTGTGGGCCTCCAGCGGCGGGAGCTTCGGGCAGGGCTGGGAGGGCGCCCACGAGCAGGTCGCCACCCTCGCCCGGAGCGCCGGCCTGCCCGCCTCCAGCACCTCGATCGGCTTCGTCCACGCGCTGCGGGAGCTGGGCGCCGGCCGGGTCGCCGTCGCCGCCCCCTACCCCGAGGACGTCACCGGGCTCTTCGCGGAGTTCCTGGTCTCGGCGGGCGTCGAGGTGGTGGCCGCCGCGTCCGGCGGGGCCGCGTCCTCGGCCGAGGCCGGGTCCTGGCTCCCGGAGCGGGTGAAGGGGCTGGCGCGGGAGGCCGACCACCCGGACGCCGAGGTGGTGCTGATCCCGGACACCTCCCTGCACACCGCCGCGTACGTCCCCGAGCTGGAGGAACTGCTCGGCAAGCCCGTCCTCACGGCGAACCAGGTCACGGTGTGGGAGGGGCTGCGCCTCACCGACCGCCGGACGTGGGCGCCCTTGCTCGGCACCCTGTTCGCCACGCGCGAGCCGGTGCTGAGGTCGCTGGAGCCGAAGGGCATCGAGGTACGGGAGTAG
- the ehuA gene encoding ectoine/hydroxyectoine ABC transporter ATP-binding protein EhuA, translated as MATEPLPLKKTESPGPAAAPEDAAPAAARTGEPLVRFDKVVKRYGDHVVLDELDFTVDRGEHVTLIGPSGSGKTTILRLLMTLEKISDGVIWVDGSPLSHVRAPDGSLKPAGEKQLRESRKKIGMVFQQFNLFPNMKVIENITEAPVSVLGKSREEAEVRARELLDLVGLSAKVDAHPSQLSGGQQQRVAIARALAMEPEILLLDEVTSALDPELVAGVLELLGDIARNTDITMLCVTHEMNFARDVSEKVLMFDAGRVVEAGSPEKIFSDPSHERTREFLNAVL; from the coding sequence TTGGCCACTGAACCCCTCCCCCTGAAGAAGACGGAGTCGCCGGGGCCGGCCGCAGCTCCCGAGGACGCCGCCCCGGCCGCCGCGCGCACGGGCGAACCGCTGGTGCGGTTCGACAAGGTGGTGAAGCGCTACGGCGACCATGTGGTCCTGGACGAGCTGGACTTCACCGTGGACCGCGGCGAGCACGTCACCCTGATCGGGCCCAGCGGCTCGGGCAAGACGACGATCCTGCGGCTGCTGATGACGCTGGAGAAGATCAGCGACGGGGTGATCTGGGTCGACGGCTCCCCGCTCTCGCACGTCCGCGCGCCGGACGGTTCGCTGAAGCCCGCGGGCGAGAAACAGCTGCGCGAGTCCCGGAAGAAGATCGGGATGGTCTTCCAGCAGTTCAACCTCTTCCCGAACATGAAGGTGATCGAGAACATCACCGAGGCCCCGGTCAGCGTGCTCGGCAAGAGCCGCGAGGAGGCCGAGGTGCGGGCCCGGGAGCTGCTGGACCTGGTCGGCCTCTCCGCCAAGGTCGACGCCCATCCCTCGCAGCTCTCCGGCGGCCAGCAGCAGCGGGTCGCCATCGCCCGCGCCCTGGCCATGGAGCCGGAAATCCTGCTCCTGGACGAGGTGACGTCGGCGCTCGACCCGGAGCTGGTGGCCGGCGTGCTGGAACTGCTGGGGGACATCGCCCGGAACACCGACATCACCATGCTCTGCGTGACCCACGAGATGAACTTCGCCCGGGACGTCTCGGAGAAGGTGCTGATGTTCGACGCGGGACGGGTCGTGGAGGCCGGATCCCCGGAAAAAATCTTCTCCGATCCGTCACACGAACGTACGCGCGAGTTCCTCAACGCGGTCCTGTGA
- a CDS encoding AMP-binding protein, which produces MRGTGTVAELVRRQWGDHRPALKHGPTVLSHHQVVEGAAARAALLADLLPRGGEPHLGLLLDNTPEFPLWLSAAALAGAAVAGINPTRRGPELVRDILHTEARVLITERAHLPLLDGLELPGVRVLVTDTEAYTALLAPYAGARPGDAVVAPVGADSRMLLYFTSGSTGAPKAAICTQGRLAGAGASLAGHFGVRPDDVHYICMPMFHGNAVLADWAPALAAGAAIALRPRFSASAFLDDVRAYGATYFTYVGRAVQYLLATPERPDDRDHPLRLGFGTEAGAVDAARFRERFGVRLVEGYGSSEGGAAIQRTPGTPPGAIGRAAAADDLAVVDPETGEERVPARFGPGGRLLNGDEAIGELVNRGPTPFEGYWRNPEADAERARRGWYWTGDLFYRDADGFLYFAGRADDRLRVDSENLAAAMIEHILARWEEVAATAVYAVPDPVTGDQVMAALALRADAAFDPAGFAAFLRAQPDLGTKMAPRFVRILDRMPVTATNKIHRVALRREGFRCADPVWWDPARDGSYVPLDAEGLGALLARYAEHGRPL; this is translated from the coding sequence ATGAGAGGTACCGGCACCGTCGCGGAGCTCGTACGACGTCAATGGGGTGACCACCGGCCCGCCCTGAAGCACGGCCCCACCGTGCTCAGTCATCACCAGGTGGTCGAGGGCGCCGCCGCACGGGCGGCGCTCCTCGCGGACCTTCTTCCGCGAGGCGGTGAGCCGCATCTCGGCCTGCTGCTGGACAACACCCCCGAGTTCCCGCTGTGGCTCAGCGCGGCGGCCCTGGCCGGGGCCGCCGTCGCGGGGATCAACCCGACCCGGCGCGGCCCCGAGCTGGTCCGCGACATCCTGCACACCGAAGCCCGGGTCCTGATCACCGAGCGCGCCCACCTGCCGCTCCTCGACGGCCTGGAGCTGCCGGGGGTACGGGTCCTGGTCACCGACACCGAGGCGTACACCGCCCTGCTCGCCCCCTACGCGGGGGCCCGGCCCGGCGACGCCGTCGTCGCCCCGGTCGGCGCCGACAGCCGCATGCTCCTCTACTTCACCTCCGGCTCCACCGGCGCGCCCAAGGCCGCGATCTGCACCCAGGGCCGGCTCGCGGGGGCCGGCGCGTCCCTCGCCGGACACTTCGGCGTACGGCCGGACGATGTCCACTACATCTGCATGCCGATGTTCCACGGCAACGCGGTCCTCGCCGACTGGGCCCCCGCCCTGGCCGCCGGAGCCGCGATAGCGCTGCGCCCCCGCTTCTCCGCCTCCGCCTTCCTCGACGACGTACGCGCCTACGGGGCGACGTACTTCACCTACGTCGGGCGGGCCGTGCAGTACCTGCTGGCCACCCCCGAGCGCCCCGACGACCGGGACCACCCGCTGCGCCTGGGCTTCGGCACCGAGGCGGGGGCGGTGGACGCGGCCCGGTTCCGGGAACGGTTCGGGGTGCGGCTCGTCGAGGGATACGGCTCCTCCGAGGGCGGCGCCGCCATCCAGCGCACCCCCGGCACCCCGCCGGGCGCGATCGGCCGGGCCGCCGCCGCGGACGACCTGGCCGTCGTCGACCCGGAGACCGGTGAGGAGCGGGTCCCGGCCCGCTTCGGCCCGGGCGGGCGGCTGCTCAACGGAGACGAGGCCATCGGCGAGCTGGTCAACCGGGGCCCGACGCCCTTCGAGGGCTACTGGCGCAACCCCGAGGCGGACGCGGAACGGGCCCGCCGCGGCTGGTACTGGACCGGGGACCTCTTCTACCGGGACGCCGACGGCTTCCTCTACTTCGCCGGCCGCGCCGACGACCGGCTCCGCGTCGACAGCGAGAACCTGGCCGCCGCGATGATCGAGCACATCCTGGCCCGCTGGGAGGAGGTGGCCGCCACCGCCGTCTACGCGGTCCCGGACCCGGTCACCGGCGACCAGGTGATGGCCGCCCTGGCGCTCCGGGCGGACGCGGCCTTCGACCCGGCGGGCTTCGCCGCCTTCCTGCGTGCCCAGCCGGACCTGGGGACGAAGATGGCCCCCCGGTTCGTCCGGATCCTCGACCGGATGCCGGTCACCGCGACGAACAAGATCCACCGGGTGGCGCTCCGCCGCGAGGGCTTCCGCTGCGCCGATCCGGTCTGGTGGGACCCGGCCCGCGACGGCTCGTACGTGCCGCTCGACGCCGAGGGCCTGGGGGCCCTGCTCGCCCGGTACGCCGAGCACGGCAGACCGCTCTGA
- the ehuC gene encoding ectoine/hydroxyectoine ABC transporter permease subunit EhuC, with protein MSDFFSLLVEEFPRVRSGLWVTLQATVLGALLAGVLAFALGLMAGSRLLLARGVSRVVVEFFRGTSLYIQLFWLYYAMPLLTGYELTPVVCGVVAFGLNFGAYGAEVVRGAINSVPRGQYEAAIALNLSPSRRLWKVILPQAWVQMIPSFTNLLIQLLKATPLLWLISAADLMTVIQQLRDRTGETLTAYLTLLVAYFVLAYALTMLMNLLERSAKRRLGLDTGAKGLFKSRSAATTAVGGTR; from the coding sequence ATGAGTGACTTCTTCTCCCTCCTCGTCGAGGAGTTCCCCCGGGTCCGCTCGGGCCTGTGGGTGACGCTCCAGGCCACGGTCCTGGGCGCGCTGCTGGCCGGCGTGCTGGCCTTCGCGCTCGGGCTGATGGCGGGCAGCCGGCTGCTCCTGGCCCGGGGGGTCTCCCGGGTGGTCGTGGAGTTCTTCCGCGGCACCTCCCTCTACATCCAGCTGTTCTGGCTCTACTACGCGATGCCGCTGCTGACCGGCTACGAACTGACCCCGGTCGTCTGCGGCGTGGTCGCGTTCGGCCTCAACTTCGGTGCCTACGGGGCCGAAGTGGTGCGGGGCGCCATCAACTCCGTACCGCGCGGGCAGTACGAGGCGGCGATCGCGCTCAACCTGAGCCCGTCCAGGCGGCTGTGGAAGGTGATCCTGCCGCAGGCCTGGGTGCAGATGATCCCGAGCTTCACCAACCTGCTGATCCAGCTGCTGAAGGCGACCCCGCTGCTGTGGCTGATCTCCGCCGCCGATCTGATGACGGTGATCCAGCAGCTGCGCGACCGTACCGGTGAGACCCTCACCGCCTATCTGACCCTGCTGGTCGCCTACTTCGTCCTGGCGTACGCGCTGACGATGCTGATGAATCTGCTGGAGCGGAGCGCCAAGCGGCGGCTCGGCCTGGACACCGGCGCGAAGGGCCTGTTCAAGAGCCGCAGCGCGGCCACGACCGCCGTGGGAGGTACCCGGTGA
- a CDS encoding D-2-hydroxyacid dehydrogenase, with protein sequence MPDPVLLVLDASPSPRLGRLTGRVDVRHADASSLAGLLPAADVLLVWDLASDAVRRAWPGPGARPRWVHTASAGVDRVLCPELVASGTVLTNARGVFERPVAECVAGLVLAFATDLPGVLECRRQRRPHEREGQRVAGSRALVVGAGPIGREITRLLHGLGLTVALVGRTARRTIHGVADLDRLAARADWVIAAVPLTESTRGMFDSRFFGLLQPSARFVGAGRAATVVEADLVDALNRRWLAGAALSTFQEEAPAAGSPLWDAPGLVLTPALGGNTAGWRDRLGERFVAMYEQWSRGLPLPNTVDKALGHVPSTDLIEDDRAHGRARTE encoded by the coding sequence ATGCCGGATCCCGTCCTGCTCGTCCTCGACGCCTCGCCCTCCCCGCGGCTCGGCCGGCTGACCGGCCGGGTGGACGTGCGGCACGCGGACGCCTCCTCGCTCGCCGGGCTGCTGCCGGCCGCCGACGTCCTGCTCGTGTGGGACCTCGCGTCCGACGCGGTGCGGAGGGCCTGGCCCGGGCCGGGGGCGCGGCCGCGCTGGGTGCACACGGCGAGCGCGGGCGTGGACCGGGTGCTCTGCCCGGAGCTGGTCGCGTCCGGCACCGTCCTCACCAACGCGCGGGGCGTCTTCGAGCGGCCGGTCGCGGAGTGCGTGGCGGGTCTGGTGCTGGCCTTCGCCACGGATCTCCCCGGCGTCCTGGAGTGCCGACGGCAGCGGCGCCCGCACGAGCGGGAGGGGCAGCGGGTCGCCGGTTCGCGGGCGCTGGTCGTGGGCGCGGGACCGATCGGCCGGGAGATCACCCGGCTGCTGCACGGCCTGGGGCTCACCGTGGCGCTGGTGGGGCGGACGGCCCGGCGCACGATCCACGGGGTGGCCGATCTGGACCGGCTGGCCGCGCGGGCGGACTGGGTGATCGCGGCGGTCCCGCTCACGGAGTCGACGCGCGGGATGTTCGACAGCCGGTTCTTCGGGCTGCTCCAGCCGTCGGCGCGGTTCGTCGGTGCGGGGCGCGCGGCGACGGTGGTCGAGGCCGATCTGGTGGACGCGCTGAACCGCCGCTGGCTCGCGGGGGCGGCGCTCAGCACCTTCCAGGAGGAGGCACCGGCCGCCGGGAGCCCGTTGTGGGACGCCCCGGGGCTCGTCCTGACACCGGCCCTGGGCGGGAACACCGCGGGCTGGCGGGACCGGCTGGGTGAGCGTTTCGTGGCGATGTACGAACAGTGGTCGCGCGGCCTGCCGTTGCCGAACACGGTCGACAAGGCCCTCGGTCACGTTCCGTCGACCGATCTCATCGAGGACGACCGCGCACACGGACGCGCGCGCACGGAGTGA
- the ehuB gene encoding ectoine/hydroxyectoine ABC transporter substrate-binding protein EhuB yields the protein MAEFPNLSRRGFLNGSAAVGGLLVVPGLLTACSKTDSGSATGEGALDKLRKQGFVRVAYANEAPYGYLEGKELKGEAPTLHREIFKALGVDELKPTLSEWDGLIPGLQAGKYDVVSAGMAITPERCGNAIFSEPEFISPTALMVKKGNPKKITDLASAKEAGITVGVMSGAVEGSYAKGAGIAEDRIKTLQKPQDGADAVKGGRVDAFLLTGISLRWLAKTNPDTEVTEAFVPQLDGKEQFSPGGAVFRKGNEDLRDSFNRELKKIVSDRSRYVQLLEPYGFGETEIPPADLKTADLCKG from the coding sequence ATGGCTGAATTCCCGAACCTGTCCCGCCGGGGTTTCCTCAACGGATCGGCGGCCGTGGGCGGCCTCCTCGTCGTTCCCGGCCTCCTCACCGCGTGCAGCAAGACCGACTCCGGATCCGCGACCGGCGAGGGCGCCCTGGACAAGCTCCGCAAGCAGGGCTTCGTACGGGTGGCCTACGCGAACGAGGCCCCGTACGGCTACCTGGAGGGCAAGGAACTCAAGGGCGAGGCCCCGACGCTGCACCGGGAGATATTCAAGGCGCTCGGGGTGGACGAGCTGAAGCCGACGCTCTCCGAGTGGGACGGACTGATCCCCGGACTCCAGGCCGGGAAGTACGACGTGGTCAGCGCGGGCATGGCCATCACCCCGGAGCGCTGCGGCAACGCGATCTTCTCCGAGCCGGAGTTCATCTCGCCGACCGCACTGATGGTGAAGAAGGGCAACCCGAAGAAGATCACCGATCTCGCCTCCGCGAAGGAGGCGGGGATCACCGTCGGCGTGATGTCGGGTGCGGTCGAAGGCAGTTACGCCAAGGGCGCCGGCATTGCCGAGGACAGGATCAAGACGCTGCAGAAGCCGCAGGACGGGGCCGACGCCGTCAAGGGCGGCCGGGTCGACGCCTTCCTGCTCACCGGGATCTCGCTCCGCTGGCTGGCGAAGACCAACCCGGACACCGAGGTCACCGAGGCGTTCGTGCCGCAGCTGGACGGCAAGGAGCAGTTCTCCCCCGGCGGCGCGGTGTTCCGCAAGGGCAACGAGGACCTGCGGGACTCCTTCAACCGCGAGCTGAAGAAGATCGTGTCGGACCGCTCCCGCTATGTGCAGCTGCTGGAGCCCTACGGGTTCGGGGAGACGGAGATCCCGCCCGCCGACCTGAAAACCGCGGATCTGTGCAAGGGCTGA
- the ehuD gene encoding ectoine/hydroxyectoine ABC transporter permease subunit EhuD, giving the protein MNGFDWNAVGESLPLLLEGFKVTLLATVLGTLVAAVLGLAVAMAGRAPSKFVTVPVRLVTEFVRSTPLLVQLVGAAALFNTVEPLYIGITVLGVHYAAYTSEVYRAGIDGVPKGQWEACRALSLSPRRTWQAVILPQAVRNVLPALGNYAISMFKETPFLAVITVQEMVFEARKYGAEQFAYTEVFTLAGLIFLVASYPTSLLMRKLEKRLGH; this is encoded by the coding sequence GTGAACGGCTTCGACTGGAACGCCGTCGGGGAGTCCCTGCCCCTCCTCCTGGAGGGGTTCAAGGTCACCCTGCTCGCCACGGTGCTCGGCACCCTGGTGGCGGCCGTGCTGGGACTGGCCGTCGCCATGGCCGGGCGCGCGCCCAGCAAGTTCGTGACGGTCCCGGTGCGGCTCGTCACGGAGTTCGTCCGCTCCACCCCGCTGCTGGTCCAACTGGTGGGTGCGGCAGCCCTGTTCAACACGGTGGAGCCGCTGTACATCGGCATCACCGTGCTGGGGGTCCACTACGCCGCGTACACCTCCGAGGTCTACCGGGCCGGGATCGACGGCGTACCGAAGGGCCAGTGGGAGGCGTGCCGCGCGCTGTCGCTGTCGCCCCGGCGCACCTGGCAGGCCGTGATCCTGCCGCAGGCGGTGCGCAACGTGCTGCCCGCGCTCGGGAACTACGCGATCTCGATGTTCAAGGAGACGCCGTTCCTCGCCGTGATCACGGTGCAGGAGATGGTCTTCGAGGCCCGGAAGTACGGGGCCGAACAGTTCGCGTACACCGAGGTGTTCACTCTCGCCGGCCTGATCTTCCTGGTCGCGAGCTACCCCACGTCGCTGTTGATGAGAAAGCTGGAGAAGCGCCTTGGCCACTGA
- a CDS encoding lytic polysaccharide monooxygenase auxiliary activity family 9 protein encodes MRKKASAAVIGLAIAGVSVLATTSASGHGYTDSPISRQKLCANKTVTGCGNIQWEPQSVEGLKGFPAAGPADGKICSGGNGQFAQLDDPRGGNWPATQVTGGQGYSFRWQFTARHSTSDFRYYITKDGWDSTKPLTRAALESQPFMTVPYGNQQPPATLTHQGTIPTQKSGKHIVLAVWNVADTQNAFYACSDIKF; translated from the coding sequence ATGCGGAAAAAGGCAAGCGCGGCCGTGATCGGTCTGGCGATAGCGGGCGTCTCGGTGCTCGCGACCACGAGCGCCAGCGGCCACGGCTACACGGACTCCCCGATCAGCCGTCAGAAACTCTGTGCCAACAAGACGGTGACCGGCTGCGGCAACATCCAGTGGGAGCCGCAGAGCGTCGAGGGGCTCAAGGGCTTCCCGGCGGCAGGACCGGCGGACGGCAAGATCTGCTCCGGCGGCAACGGGCAGTTCGCCCAGCTCGACGACCCGCGTGGCGGCAACTGGCCCGCCACCCAGGTCACCGGCGGCCAGGGCTACAGCTTCCGCTGGCAGTTCACCGCCCGCCACTCCACCAGCGACTTCCGCTACTACATCACCAAGGACGGCTGGGACTCCACCAAGCCGCTCACCCGGGCCGCGCTCGAATCGCAGCCCTTCATGACCGTGCCCTACGGGAACCAGCAGCCGCCGGCCACGCTGACCCACCAGGGCACGATCCCCACCCAGAAGAGCGGTAAGCACATCGTCCTCGCGGTGTGGAACGTGGCGGACACCCAGAACGCGTTCTACGCCTGCTCCGACATTAAGTTCTGA
- a CDS encoding IclR family transcriptional regulator produces MALKPEPTAPFHSVQYALRVLETVAQHGNGVTDAQISRETGLPIGHLASLLLTLRREGYVEQISDGAYVIGASLLLLGSGAARRQALEDRLQHTLAELRDSVGAAVYLSRYVDGEVSVTQVADGPLTPAVNEWVDFRSSAHASAVGKCLLSQLDHDGRRDHLSRHRTARLTSRTITNEKILFSQLDAQSATVPMLDLQEYAVGTVCAAVPLTAGSAAGCLALSLPIEDAHRLRAAADTLSRRAAPVLLSLAL; encoded by the coding sequence GTGGCGTTGAAGCCCGAGCCGACCGCGCCGTTCCACTCGGTGCAGTACGCCCTGCGCGTGCTCGAAACGGTTGCCCAGCACGGCAACGGCGTGACCGATGCCCAGATCTCCCGCGAGACGGGGTTGCCCATCGGCCACCTCGCCTCCCTGCTCCTCACCCTGCGCCGCGAGGGTTACGTGGAGCAGATCAGCGACGGGGCGTACGTCATCGGCGCCTCGCTGCTGCTGCTCGGCTCCGGGGCGGCCCGCCGCCAGGCCCTGGAGGACCGCCTCCAGCACACCCTGGCCGAGCTGCGCGACTCCGTCGGCGCGGCGGTCTACCTCAGCCGGTATGTCGACGGCGAGGTCAGCGTGACCCAGGTCGCGGACGGGCCCCTGACACCGGCGGTCAACGAGTGGGTGGACTTCCGCTCCTCCGCGCACGCCAGCGCGGTCGGCAAGTGCCTGCTGTCCCAGCTCGACCACGACGGGCGGCGCGACCACCTCTCCCGGCACCGGACGGCCCGGCTCACCTCCCGGACGATCACCAACGAGAAGATCCTCTTCTCCCAGCTGGACGCCCAGTCCGCCACGGTCCCGATGCTGGATCTCCAGGAGTACGCGGTGGGCACCGTCTGCGCGGCCGTGCCGCTGACGGCCGGCTCCGCCGCGGGCTGCCTCGCCCTGTCGCTGCCGATCGAGGACGCGCACCGGCTGCGGGCGGCGGCCGACACCCTCAGCCGCCGGGCGGCGCCGGTTCTGCTGTCGCTGGCGCTGTAG
- a CDS encoding SPFH domain-containing protein, whose protein sequence is MTPNADQTPRTSPTPHPLDDHLPPSLFAPPGKGSPPPLFGPAVDRALPPDDALPSSPPVPDGEPAPPRSGRAGRDSAAPDAGKAPPAAPRTGAPEPPDVSLHLGPSPDRRTGGPILAAAAGDRAGERLASGRPTPDHRTDGPAPAAASDGRPAPGDPVGARPAPAGPSDDCPAPGGPVGDRLAPGGPSDGRPAPGDPVGARPALGGSDGDRPTPAPPVPLDGNLHLKPVRRLRTEPSADWTPHPSYGAEPAAGKGPTRKAPPGRGPQGDDPGPDTELDLFLDLASGDRTASATFSVPVPVPVSLPLPASPTAAATPAPAATTPSYPGRRHSVIANETTASIPVHLLFRDDQERPAGPGAAAALPAAVIRRPATGDGSPATRRPPVPRSPRTRVQPSTRPAPVADPRLAERPGPALPGSAALLVGAAGIAGALAVLWWRGVLPAAWQAAVGLAPRADLGVGFGAWALLALLATVVLLALGGLGRGRVGYAWVLTLFGDYRGSVRRTGLVWVSPLLLRRRVDVRLRHWRSEPLPAVDANGTALRVVVLVVWRIDDTVRAVLGIEDHEAYLSAQVEAAMARVLSQLPADAFHEDAPSLRDAEAVGDALTRMLKADCEPVGVEVYSAQPTGIEYAPEVAAAMQRRRIAAIDSRHRDSVLTSVVDAVDDTVNRLTTRGIVELDDYERKALVKDLTVAFYTGRSGGGAGA, encoded by the coding sequence GTGACCCCCAACGCCGACCAGACCCCTCGGACCAGCCCCACTCCCCACCCCTTGGACGACCACCTCCCGCCGTCCCTCTTCGCCCCACCGGGCAAGGGCTCCCCGCCCCCGCTCTTCGGCCCCGCCGTCGACAGGGCCCTGCCGCCGGACGATGCGCTTCCGTCTTCGCCTCCTGTGCCGGACGGGGAGCCCGCGCCGCCCCGGTCCGGCCGAGCGGGCCGGGACTCCGCCGCGCCGGACGCCGGTAAGGCCCCGCCCGCGGCCCCCCGGACCGGAGCCCCGGAGCCCCCGGACGTGAGCCTGCACCTCGGCCCGTCCCCGGACCGCCGGACGGGCGGGCCGATCCTCGCCGCCGCTGCCGGTGATCGTGCCGGTGAGCGACTCGCCTCCGGCCGCCCCACCCCGGACCATCGAACGGACGGGCCGGCCCCGGCCGCCGCTTCCGACGGCCGCCCCGCCCCCGGCGATCCTGTCGGCGCCCGCCCCGCCCCCGCCGGTCCTTCCGACGACTGCCCCGCCCCTGGCGGTCCTGTCGGCGACCGCCTCGCCCCCGGCGGTCCTTCCGACGGCCGCCCCGCCCCCGGCGATCCTGTCGGCGCCCGCCCCGCCCTCGGCGGTTCTGACGGTGACCGCCCCACACCCGCGCCCCCCGTGCCGCTCGACGGGAACCTCCACCTCAAGCCCGTCCGGCGTTTGAGGACGGAACCCTCGGCGGACTGGACCCCGCATCCGTCCTACGGGGCTGAGCCGGCGGCCGGCAAGGGCCCCACCCGGAAGGCCCCGCCCGGACGCGGGCCCCAGGGGGACGACCCCGGGCCCGACACCGAGTTGGACCTCTTCCTGGACCTGGCCTCCGGCGACCGGACCGCCTCCGCCACGTTCTCCGTGCCCGTGCCCGTGCCCGTATCCCTTCCCCTGCCCGCGTCCCCGACCGCCGCCGCGACACCCGCTCCCGCCGCGACGACGCCCTCGTACCCCGGCCGCCGCCACTCCGTGATCGCCAACGAGACCACCGCCTCCATCCCCGTACACCTCCTCTTCCGCGACGACCAGGAGCGGCCGGCCGGGCCGGGCGCCGCGGCGGCGCTGCCCGCGGCCGTCATCCGCCGCCCCGCCACCGGGGACGGCTCGCCCGCCACCCGGCGGCCCCCCGTGCCGCGTTCGCCGCGGACGCGGGTCCAGCCGTCGACCCGGCCCGCCCCGGTCGCCGACCCCCGCCTCGCCGAACGGCCCGGCCCCGCCCTGCCCGGCTCCGCCGCCCTCCTCGTCGGCGCGGCCGGAATCGCCGGCGCACTGGCCGTCCTGTGGTGGCGCGGTGTCCTGCCGGCCGCCTGGCAGGCGGCCGTCGGCCTGGCCCCCCGGGCCGACCTCGGCGTCGGCTTCGGCGCCTGGGCCCTGCTGGCCCTCCTCGCCACCGTGGTGCTCCTCGCGCTCGGCGGCCTCGGCCGGGGCCGGGTCGGGTACGCGTGGGTGCTGACGCTCTTCGGCGACTACCGGGGCAGCGTCCGGCGCACCGGCCTCGTCTGGGTCTCGCCCCTGCTGCTGCGCCGCCGCGTCGACGTACGGCTGCGGCACTGGCGCAGCGAACCGCTGCCCGCCGTCGACGCGAACGGCACCGCGTTGCGCGTGGTGGTCCTCGTGGTGTGGCGGATCGACGACACGGTCCGGGCCGTCCTCGGCATCGAGGACCACGAGGCGTATCTGAGCGCACAGGTCGAGGCCGCGATGGCCCGGGTCCTCTCGCAGCTGCCCGCCGACGCGTTCCACGAGGACGCCCCGAGCCTGCGCGACGCGGAGGCGGTCGGCGACGCCCTGACCCGGATGCTGAAGGCGGACTGCGAACCCGTGGGCGTCGAGGTGTACTCGGCGCAGCCGACCGGCATCGAGTACGCCCCCGAGGTCGCGGCGGCGATGCAGCGGCGGCGGATCGCCGCGATCGACTCCAGGCACCGGGACAGCGTGCTCACCTCCGTCGTGGACGCGGTCGACGACACGGTCAACCGGCTCACCACGCGCGGCATCGTCGAACTCGACGACTACGAACGCAAGGCACTCGTCAAGGACTTGACCGTCGCCTTCTATACCGGCCGCAGCGGGGGAGGGGCCGGGGCCTGA